A region from the Vicia villosa cultivar HV-30 ecotype Madison, WI linkage group LG3, Vvil1.0, whole genome shotgun sequence genome encodes:
- the LOC131661897 gene encoding protein phosphatase 2C 37-like gives MAGMCCGVVGEGDSPASSRSSRRRNLDMLPFKYIADMAVSSSGTSRKRRQADLSGKSDFESCEDSNGDCGNEKSKKNKNESTQVSENKPSTEGNSEDAEFPKFGVTSVCGRRRDMEDSVSVQTSFSEELFHFFGVFDGHGCSHVATMCKERLHEIVKEQINQSQENFEWNSAMQQGFARMDDEVQRWSSSSQTFSCRCELQTPHCDAVGSTAVVAVVTPDKIVVSNCGDSRAVLCRGGVAIPLSSDHKPDRPDELLRVEAAGGRVIFWDGPRVLGVLAMSRAIGDNYLKPYVISEPEVTVTERRVEDECLILASDGLWDVVSNETACGVVKMCLKAHKLPSPPGSPANEEVTTDGSDRACSDASILLTKLALARHSSDNVSVVVIDLRRDQRASSNSNN, from the exons ATGGCTGGAATGTGCTGTGGTGTTGTTGGAGAAGGTGACTCTCCGGCCAGTTCACGTTCTTCTCGACGCCGGAATTTAGACATGCTCCCGTTCAAATACATCGCTGACATGGCCGTTTCCTCTTCCGGAACTTCACGGAAACGCCGTCAAGCGGATCTATCTGGTAAGAGCGATTTCGAAAGCTGTGAAGACTCAAACGGTGACTGCGGAAACGAGAAAAGTAAGAAGAACAAGAACGAATCCACTCAAGTTTCTGAAAACAAGCCTTCAACAGAAGGTAATTCGGAAGATGCAGAGTTTCCGAAGTTTGGAGTTACTTCAGTTTGCGGTAGAAGAAGAGACATGGAAGATTCCGTTTCCGTTCAAACTTCTTTCTCTGAAGAACTGTTTCACTTCTTCGGCGTTTTCGACGGTCATGGCTGCTCTCAT GTTGCCACGATGTGTAAAGAAAGACTCCATGAGATTGTGAAGGAACAGATCAACCAATCACAAGAGAATTTCGAGTGGAACAGCGCTATGCAACAAGGCTTTGCTCGCATGGATGATGAAGTTCAGAGATGGAGCAGCAGTAGCCAGACTTTTAGTTGTAGGTGCGAGCTTCAAACTCCTCACTGCGACGCCGTTGGATCTACTGCCGTGGTTGCTGTTGTCACTCCTGACAAAATCGTCGTCTCAAACTGCGGCGATTCTCGCGCTGTTCTCTGCCGTGGTGGCGTCGCCATCCCTCTCTCCTCCGATCACAAg CCGGATCGACCTGATGAGTTGCTCCGAGTCGAAGCTGCAGGAGGGCGCGTGATATTCTGGGATGGTCCAAGAGTGCTTGGTGTACTTGCCATGTCTAGAGCTATAG GCGACAATTATCTGAAGCCGTATGTGATATCTGAACCTGAAGTAACGGTAACGGAGAGAAGAGTTGAAGACGAGTGTTTGATACTGGCCAGTGATGGACTATGGGATGTTGTTTCAAACGAAACCGCATGTGGTGTGGTGAAGATGTGTTTGAAGGCGCATAAGCTGCCGTCTCCGCCGGGGTCTCCGGCTAACGAAGAGGTTACTACTGATGGTTCTGATCGTGCATGTTCTGATGCGTCCATTCTGTTGACCAAGTTGGCTTTGGCAAGACACAGTTCGGATAATGTTAGCGTGGTGGTGATTGATTTGAGGAGGGATCAACGTGCATCATCAAATTccaacaattaa